One segment of Drosophila mauritiana strain mau12 chromosome 3R, ASM438214v1, whole genome shotgun sequence DNA contains the following:
- the LOC117144112 gene encoding E3 ubiquitin-protein transferase MAEA: MSEIKALEHATLKVPYEMLNKRFRSAQKIIDREVDQVTNVSRQVEKALEAEEGPILAEVTKLVDNVAQKLQVLKRKAEESINDELSVTQICKRKLDHLKGITPPSSVTGDLWQGSVDQWKRIRLDRLVIEHLLRMGYYETAEELAAKSDVRHLTNLDIFQTSREVEDDLASHSTTKCVLWCIDNKSKLRKINSTIEFSLRVQEFIELVRQNQRFEAVKHSRRYFPAYEKTQLNEICHVMALLAYPADAQAEHYRKYMDPQRWQKLVLDFRQENYRLFQLSSTSVFSAAVQAGLSALKTPHCYAQTCRNLNCPVCQEDLNRIALKLPYSHCVQSRLICRVTGLPLNEHNQPMMLPNGQIFGQMALPDITKDDGTVTCPVTNTKFSNPKVEKVFVM; this comes from the coding sequence ATGTCGGAGATCAAGGCGTTGGAGCACGCCACCCTGAAAGTGCCATACGAGATGCTGAACAAGCGCTTCCGTTCGGCACAGAAGATTATCGACAGGGAGGTGGACCAGGTGACCAATGTATCGCGTCAGGTGGAAAAGGCCCTTGAAGCAGAGGAGGGTCCCATTCTGGCCGAGGTTACCAAGCTGGTGGATAACGTCGCGCAAAAATTGCAGGTGCTCAAGCGCAAGGCCGAGGAGAGCATCAACGATGAGCTGAGCGTCACACAGATCTGCAAGCGTAAGCTGGACCACCTAAAGGGCATTACACCACCAAGCAGCGTTACTGGCGACCTGTGGCAGGGGTCCGTGGATCAATGGAAGCGCATCCGACTAGACCGCCTGGTCATCGAGCACCTGCTGCGCATGGGATACTATGAAACGGCCGAAGAGCTGGCCGCCAAATCCGATGTGCGCCACCTGACCAACCTGGACATTTTTCAGACGTCGCGCGAGGTCGAAGATGACTTGGCCAGTCACAGCACCACCAAATGCGTGCTTTGGTGCATAGACAATAAGTCCAAGCTCCGCAAGATCAACTCGACCATTGAATTCAGTCTGAGGGTGCAAGAATTCATCGAGCTAGTGCGTCAAAATCAGCGCTTTGAGGCTGTGAAGCATTCGCGTCGCTACTTCCCCGCCTACGAGAAGACTCAGCTGAACGAGATTTGCCACGTGATGGCCCTGTTGGCCTATCCGGCCGATGCCCAAGCCGAGCACTACCGAAAGTACATGGATCCGCAGCGCTGGCAAAAGTTGGTGTTGGACTTCCGTCAAGAAAACTACCGCCTCTTCCAGCTATCCAGCACGTCTGTCTTCTCGGCAGCCGTGCAGGCCGGTCTGTCGGCCCTGAAGACGCCCCACTGCTATGCCCAGACCTGCCGCAACCTGAACTGCCCGGTGTGTCAGGAGGATCTCAACCGCATCGCTCTCAAGTTGCCATACTCGCACTGTGTGCAGAGCCGACTTATATGCCGGGTCACAGGGCTGCCACTCAACGAGCACAATCAGCCGATGATGCTCCCCAACGGACAGATCTTTGGCCAGATGGCTCTGCCGGACATCACCAAAGACGACGGCACAGTCACCTGTCCGGTGACCAATACGAAGTTCTCCAACCCCAAGGTCGAAAAGGTCTTTGTGATGTAA
- the LOC117143427 gene encoding uncharacterized protein LOC117143427, with amino-acid sequence MVKATTRGATSKAAKAGSKGATKGTKDNSKRYREKIKKDPIKYQEYRARETERSRMYRSKLKEVVKKNTKVLKTKRETDRLRQQRYREKKKEELANQRSLEEMLKKLEKSLPAKMSRKIEVIKLLYSKYVEPEVKES; translated from the coding sequence ATGGTTAAAGCAACTACCAGAGGTGCGACTTCCAAAGCAGCGAAAGCTGGATCAAAGGGAGCAACGAAGGGAACCAAGGACAACTCCAAGCGCTATCGTGAGAAAATCAAAAAGGATCCGATCAAGTATCAGGAATACCGAGCCAGAGAAACCGAGCGAAGTAGGATGTATCGCAGCAAACTAAAGGAAGTGGTTAAGAAGAATACGAAGGTTTTAAAAACAAAGCGAGAAACCGACCGACTCAGGCAGCAAAGATATCGGGAGAAAAAGAAGGAGGAGCTCGCCAATCAACGATCATTGGAGGAAATGCTGAAGAAGCTGGAAAAGTCACTCCCAGCCAAAATGTCCCGAAAGATTGAAGTGATTAAGCTATTGTATAGCAAATATGTTGAGCCTGAAGTCAAGGAATCCTAA
- the LOC117145450 gene encoding uncharacterized protein LOC117145450 — protein sequence MQPLKRFTQCGSLTMLFGIFIILFGVSSTALTTFGKTNNQPPPTHVPIVKGRECSAHDDCTAIDRTSCVKDPNDYKLRCLCGDDSPPSAGSCPDVLKGLRHKCNSNNDCEDGMVCQYENSNRTIGVAKFMSSKTKLCLCDNDNGYVEDILHDICSGANLQGLVSFLVSICSLLAPFLVSAHMRKHF from the exons ATGCAGCCCCTGAAGCGCTTCACACAATGCGGCAGTCTGACCATGCTGTTCGGCATCTTCATCATCCTCTTCGGGGTCAGCTCCACGGCTCTGACCACTTTTGGCAAGACCAACAATCAGCCGCCGCCCACGCACGTCCCAATTG TTAAAGGACGAGAGTGCAGTGCCCACGACGATTGCACGGCGATAGATCGCACCAGCTGCGTCAAGGATCCCAATGACTACAAGCTGCGTTGCCTCTGCGGCGACGACTCGCCTCCTTCGGCCGGCAGCTGTCCAGATGTCCTGAAAG GCCTGCGTCACaagtgcaacagcaacaacgactGCGAGGATGGAATGGTGTGCCAGTACGAGAACAGCAACCGCACCATCGGAGTGGCTAAGTTCATGTCCAGCAAGACCAAGCTGTGTCTCTGCGACAACGACAACGGATATGTGGAGGACATCCTGCACGACATCTGCAGTGGAG CCAATCTTCAGGGCCTGGTCAGCTTCTTGGTCTCGATCTGCTCGCTTCTGGCGCCCTTTTTGGTATCCGCTCACATGCGAAAGCATTTCTAG
- the LOC117145451 gene encoding uncharacterized protein LOC117145451: MINQVRGYKSIIWQYTTAFTKKQIYSHIEFTNFKCTSMNKDVADFEYCSLKSVNRTYQYISTRIKLYKLVNSLKVNFGLHQQINGYKPFLYNITFDGCQFIKNTKSNLVAKYFYDFIKNVSNLNHSCPFNHDIIMDKLTSETINSRLPKVLPFPTGNYMFQAYWTANEKYRAVTKIYFCLY, from the exons ATGATAAACCAGGTCAGAGGTTATAAATCAATTATTTGGCAATATACAACCGCTTTCACTAAAAAACAGATTTATTCCCATATCGAGTTCACGAACTTCAAGTGCACATCCATGAATAAGGACGTGGCCGATTTCGAATACTGTTCTCTAAAATCAGTTAATCGAACTTATCAATATATTTCCACCCGGATAAAGCTGTACAAATTAGTGAACAGCCTAAAG GTTAACTTTGGCTTGCACCAACAGATCAATGGGTATAAGCCCTTTCTATACAACATCACTTTTGACGGTTGCCAATTCATCAAGAACACAAAGTCCAATTTAGTCGCCAAATACTTTTACGATTTTATTAAGAATGTCAGCAACTTGAATCACTCCTGTCCGTTCAAC CACGACATCATTATGGATAAGCTTACCTCTGAGACAATCAATTCCCGACTCCCAAAAGTTCTGCCCTTTCCCACAGGAAACTACATGTTTCAGGCCTATTGGACTGCCAATGAAAAGTACCGTGCGGTAACCAAGATATATTTCTGTCTTTATTGA
- the LOC117144878 gene encoding sodium-independent sulfate anion transporter — MKSNPASDHVYFNDGFKCSTISISTNLTEPNGSSNSVGSQGSKEFILTEDGKKVKPSVSTLDCTRSWLQDCQRRTFNRKTLHKRLPILGWLPKYNSQDAVGDLVAGITVGLTVIPQALAYAGIAGLPVAYGLYASFVGCFVYIFLGSCKDVPMGPSAIVALLTYQAAQGSWQKSVLLCLLSGIVELLMGLFGLGFLIDFVSGPVSSGFTSAVSLIILTSQIQSVLGITAKGNTFVEIWTQVFHNIEHTRAGDTVLGLTCIVILLLMRSLSSCRIGPADEKECSSFQRAVNKILWIVGTARNAILVVVCCIMGYLLHTEEHGAPFRVVGDIPPGLPSIQLPPTSLTANETSNGVAEGFVEMVHSMGSGLVVIPLISLMENIAICKAFANGKPVDASQELIAIGTANIFNSFVQAFPGTGALSRGAVNNASGVRTPLSNIYSGGLVMIALLFLTPYFYFIPRPTLAAIIISAVVFMIEVKVVKPMWRSKKSDLVPGVGTFVACLVLPLEWGILIGVGLNVIFILYHAARPKLTTELLTTQSGVEYSMITPDRCLIFPSVDYVRNLVNKQSIRQNVPVVIDASHVYGADFTTATVIDSLISDFNQRGQLLFFYNLKPSICSIFEHVSAAQFVVYYQEQQLDELLKERNYVQKRLETA; from the exons ATGAAATCCAATCCGGCCTCGGATCACGTCTACTTCAACGACGGATTCAAGTGCTCCACGATCAGCATCAGCACCAATCTAACCGAGCCCAATGGGAGCAGCAACAGCGTGGGATCCCAGGGATCCAAGGAATTTATCC TCACTGAAGACGGCAAGAAGGTGAAGCCATCAGTGAGCACACTGGACTGCACCCGCAGCTGGCTGCAGGATTGCCAGCGGCGCACCTTCAATCGCAAGACCCTGCACAAGAGACTCCCGATCCTCGGATGGCTCCCCAAGTACAACAGCCAGGATGCTGTGGGTGACCTGGTGGCGGGCATCACAGTGGGTCTCACCGTCATCCCACAGGCACTGGCCTATGCGGGAATAGCAGGACTGCCCGTGGCT TATGGCTTGTATGCCTCCTTTGTGGGCTGCTTTGTGTACATATTCCTGGGCAGCTGCAAGGATGTGCCCATGGGGCCATCTGCGATTGTGGCCCTGCTTACTTATCAGGCTGCTCAAGGATCTTGGCAGAAATCGGTGCTGCTCTGCCTGCTCAGTGGAATTGTGGAGCTGCTGATGGGCCTCTTCGGACTGGGCTTCCTGATTGACTTCGTCTCCGGACCAGTTTCCTCGGGCTTCACTTCCGCCGTCTCGCTGATCATCCTCACCTCCCAGATCCAAAGTGTCCTGGGTATCACGGCCAAGGGCAATACCTTTGTGGAGATCTGGACGCAAGTCTTCCACAACATCGAGCACACAAGGGCAGGAGACACGGTACTGGGGCTCACCTGTATTGTCATCCTACTGTTGATGCGCAGTCTGTCTTCCTGTCGAATTGGACCAGCCGACGAGAAGGAATGCTCATCCTTCCAGCGGGCTGTGAACAAGATCCTTTGGATCGTGGGCACTGCTCGAAATGCCATTCTGGTGGTCGTTTGCTGCATCATGGGCTATCTGCTGCACACCGAGGAGCATGGAGCTCCGTTCCGAGTTGTGGGAGACATACCACCAGGTCTCCCCAGCATCCAGTTGCCACCCACATCGCTGACTGCCAATGAAACCAGCAATGGAGTGGCTGAGGGATTCGTGGAGATGGTTCACAGCATGGGCTCCGGCTTGGTGGTGATTCCCTTGATCTCGCTCATGGAAAACATAGCCATCTGCAAGGCGTTTG CCAATGGTAAGCCAGTGGATGCCTCGCAGGAATTGATTGCCATTGGAACGGCCAACATCTTCAACTCCTTTGTCCAAGCCTTTCCGGGCACTGGAGCCCTTAGTCGTGGAGCAGTCAATAATGCCAGTGGTGTCCGTACTCCCCTGAGCAATATTTACTCCGGTGGCCTGGTCATGATTGCCCTGCTTTTCCTCACGCCCTACTTCTACTTCATTCCACGTCCTACCCTGGCAGCCATCATTATATCCGCCGTGGTCTTCATGATTGAAGTTAAGGTGGTCAAGCCCATGTGGAGATCGAAGA AAAGTGATCTGGTGCCTGGAGTTGGAACCTTTGTGGCTTGCCTGGTCTTGCCGCTGGAGTGGGGCATCCTCATTGGAGTTGGACTCAATGTCATCTTTATCCTCTACCATGCAGCGCGTCCTAAGCTGACCACCGAGCTACTGACCACCCAGTCGGGTGTGGAGTACTCCATGATCACGCCAGATCGATGCCTGATCTTCCCGTCTGTGGATTATGTGAGGAATCTGGTCAACAAGCAGTCCATTAGGCAAAATGTCCCAGTGGTCATCGATGCGTCGCATGTCTACGGGGCTGATTTCACTACGGCCACGGTTATAGACTCGCTGATCAGTGATTTCAATCAGCGGGGACAGCTGCTCTTCTTCTACAACCTCAAGCCGAGTATCTGCTCCATTTTCGAGCACGTGTCGGCGGCCCAGTTCGTGGTCTATTACCAGGAGCAGCAGTTGGATGAGCTGCTCAAGGAGCGCAACTATGTGCAGAAGCGGCTCGAGACGGCCTAA
- the LOC117142897 gene encoding 60S ribosome subunit biogenesis protein NIP7 homolog — translation MKRLSEERAKILFEHLSKYIGTNVKHLIDRPDGTYCFREHKDRVYYVSERILKLSECFGYKQLVCVGTCFGKFSKTNKLKFHITALYYLAPYAQYKVWVKPSFEQQFLYGNHIPKTGLGRITENAGQYQGVVVYSMNDLPLGFGVLARSTTDCKTADPMTTVCFHQSDIGEYIRAEDTLF, via the exons ATGAAACGCCTGAGCGAAGAACGTGCCAAGATCTTGTTCGAGCACCTGTCCAAATA CATTGGCACAAATGTGAAGCATTTGATCGACCGCCCAGATGGAACATATTGCTTTCGGGAGCACAAGGATAGGGTCTACTACGTCTCGGAGCGGATTCTGAAGCTGAGCGAGTGTTTCGGCTACAAGCAGCTGGTGTGCGTGGGCACCTGCTTCGGCAAGTTCTCCAAGACCAACAAACTGAAGTTCCATATCACGGCGCTCTACTACTTGGCGCCCTACGCCCAGTACAAGGTGTGGGTGAAGCCGTCCTTCGAGCAGCAGTTCCTCTACGGTAACCACATACCTAAAACCGGACTGGGTCGCATCACGGAGAACGCTGGCCAGTACCAGGGCGTGGTGGTCTACTCCATGAACGATCTGCCCCTGGGTTTCGGCGTCCTGGCGCGTTCCACAACGGACTGCAAGACCGCCGATCCCATGACCACCGTATGCTTTCATCAGTCGGACATCGGCGAATACATTCGCGCCGAGGACACGCTCTTTTAG
- the LOC117142894 gene encoding nicastrin isoform X2, whose product MEMRLNAASIWLLILSYGASIAQGERTRDKMYEPIGGASCFRRLNGTHQTGCSSTYSGSVGVLHLINVEADLEFLLTSPPSPPYAPMIPPHLFTRNNLMRLKEAGPKNISVVLLINRTNQMKQFSHELNCPNQYSGLNSSSDTCDASNPAKNWNPWGTGLLHEDFPFPIYYIADLDQVTKLEKCFQDFNNHNYETHALRSLCAVEVKSFMSAAVNTEVCMRRTNFINNLGGSKYCDPLEGRNVYATLYPRKPAVENNVDAVHTNEKFILVSCRLDTTTMFDGVGLGAMDSLMGFAVFTHVAYLLKQLLPPQSKDLHNVLFVTFNGESYDYIGSQRFVYDMEKLQFPTESTGTPPIAFDNIEFMLDIGTLDDISNIKLHALNGTTLAQQILERLNNYAKSPRYGFNLNIQSEMSAHLPPTSAQSFLRRDPNFNALILNARPTNKYYHSIYDDVDNVDFTYANTSKDFTQLTEVNDFKSLKPDSLQMKVRNVSSIVAMTLYQTITGKEYTGTKVVNPLMADEFLYCFLQSADCPLFKAASYPGSQLTNLPPMRYISVLGGSQESSGYTYRLLGYLLSQLQPDIHRDNCTDLPLHYFAGFNNIGECRLTTQNYSHALSPAFLIDGYDWSSGMYSTWTESTWSQFSARIFLRPSNVHQVTTLSVGIVVLIISFCLVYIISSRSEVLFEDLPASNAALFG is encoded by the exons ATGGAAATGCGTCTGAATGCGGCTTCCATATGGCTGCTAATACTGTCGTATGGAGCTTCTATTG CTCAGGGAGAAAGAACCCGCGATAAGATGTACGAGCCCATTGGAGGAGCTAGCTGTTTCCGGCGGCTGAATGGCACCCATCAGACCGGCTGTTCCT CAACCTACTCCGGTTCCGTGGGCGTACTCCATCTAATTAACGTCGAGGCCGACCTGGAATTTCTGCTGACAAGCCCACCATCTCCACCTTACGCCCCCATGATACCACCTCACCTGTTCACACGTAACAACCTGATGCGCCTGAAGGAAGCCGGACCAAAGAACATTTCTGTGGTGCTGCTGATTAACCGTACGAACCAGATGAAGCAGTTCTCGCACGAACTCAACTGTCCCAATCAGTACAGCGGCctgaacagcagcagcgataCCTGCGACGCCAGCAATCCAGCGAAAAACTGGAATCCCTGGGGCACTGGACTGCTGCACGAGGACTTTCCCTTTCCCATCTATTACATAGCCGATTTGGATCAGGTCACCAAGCTGGAGAAGTGCTTCCAGGACTTCAACAACCATAACTACGAGACGCACGCGCTGCGTAGCTTGTGCGCCGTCGAGGTCAAGTCCTTTATGTCCGCCGCTGTCAACACCGAGGTCTGTATGCGCCGCACCAACTTCATCAATAATCTTGGGGGAAGCAAGTACTGTGATCCGCTCGAGGGACGGAATGTGTACGCCACCTTGTACCCCCGAAAGCCAGCAGTCGAAAACAACGTGGATGCAGTCCATACGAATGAAAAGTTCATACTAGTATCCTGTCGCCTCGACACCACCACCATGTTCGATGGCGTCG GTCTTGGAGCCATGGACTCCCTCATGGGATTTGCTGTTTTCACCCATGTGGCGTATCTATTAAAACAACTGCTTCCGCCGCAAAGCAAAGACCTTCATAATGTGCTCTTTGTGACTTTTAATGGCGAATCCTATGACTACATTGGATCTCAGAGATTTGTATACGACATGGAGAAACTTCAATTTCCTACTGAGTCCACAGGCACGCCTCCGATTGCCTTTGACAATATTGAGTTCATGCTGGACATCGGGACACTGGATGACATTTCGAATATTAAGCTGCATGCATTGAACGGAACGACTTTGGCTCAGCAAATTCTAGAGCGGCTGAACAACTATGCGAAGTCGCCACGCTATGGCTTTAACCTGAACATTCAGTCCGAGATGAGCGCCCACTTACCACCAACGTCGGCACAATCCTTTCTGCGACGTGATCCAAACTTCAATGCTCTGATTCTAAACGCTCGTCCAACCAACAAGTATTATCATTCCATCTACGATGATGTGGACAACGTGGACTTTACCTATGCGAACACAAGCAAGGATTTCACCCAGCTGACAGAagttaatgattttaaaagcTTGAAGCCGGATTCACTGCAAATGAAAGTTCGCAACGTTTCCTCTATTGTGGCCATGACACTATATCAGACAATAACTGGAAAGGAGTACACTGGCACCAAGGTGGTCAACCCCCTGATGGCAGATGAGTTCCTTTACTGTTTCCTGCAATCGGCGGACTGTCCACTCTTCAAGGCCGCATCTTATCCGGGCAGTCAGCTCACCAATTTGCCTCCGATGCG CTACATAAGCGTCTTGGGTGGCTCTCAAGAGTCGTCGGGCTATACGTATAGATTGCTGGGCTATCTTCTGTCGCAACTGCAGCCAGACATTCACAGAGATAACTGCACCGACTTGCCGCTACACTATTTCGCCGGCTTCAACAATATCGGAGAGTGTCGCCTAACCACGCAGAACTACAGTCACGCCCTGAGTCCAGCTTTTCTTATTGATG GCTACGATTGGAGTTCCGGCATGTATTCCACTTGGACTGAATCGACCTGGTCACAGTTCAGTGCACGCATCTTTCTGCGCCCGTCCAATGTGCATCAGGTCACAACTCTCAGCGTTGGCATAGTGGTGCTGATCATATCTTTCTGCTTGGTGTATATAATCAGCTCACGATCGGAAGTCCTCTTTGAGGATTTGCCGGCAAGCAATGCCGC ATTATTTGGTTGA
- the LOC117142894 gene encoding nicastrin isoform X1: protein MEMRLNAASIWLLILSYGASIAQGERTRDKMYEPIGGASCFRRLNGTHQTGCSSTYSGSVGVLHLINVEADLEFLLTSPPSPPYAPMIPPHLFTRNNLMRLKEAGPKNISVVLLINRTNQMKQFSHELNCPNQYSGLNSSSDTCDASNPAKNWNPWGTGLLHEDFPFPIYYIADLDQVTKLEKCFQDFNNHNYETHALRSLCAVEVKSFMSAAVNTEVCMRRTNFINNLGGSKYCDPLEGRNVYATLYPRKPAVENNVDAVHTNEKFILVSCRLDTTTMFDGVGLGAMDSLMGFAVFTHVAYLLKQLLPPQSKDLHNVLFVTFNGESYDYIGSQRFVYDMEKLQFPTESTGTPPIAFDNIEFMLDIGTLDDISNIKLHALNGTTLAQQILERLNNYAKSPRYGFNLNIQSEMSAHLPPTSAQSFLRRDPNFNALILNARPTNKYYHSIYDDVDNVDFTYANTSKDFTQLTEVNDFKSLKPDSLQMKVRNVSSIVAMTLYQTITGKEYTGTKVVNPLMADEFLYCFLQSADCPLFKAASYPGSQLTNLPPMRYISVLGGSQESSGYTYRLLGYLLSQLQPDIHRDNCTDLPLHYFAGFNNIGECRLTTQNYSHALSPAFLIDGYDWSSGMYSTWTESTWSQFSARIFLRPSNVHQVTTLSVGIVVLIISFCLVYIISSRSEVLFEDLPASNAASPRPTAC, encoded by the exons ATGGAAATGCGTCTGAATGCGGCTTCCATATGGCTGCTAATACTGTCGTATGGAGCTTCTATTG CTCAGGGAGAAAGAACCCGCGATAAGATGTACGAGCCCATTGGAGGAGCTAGCTGTTTCCGGCGGCTGAATGGCACCCATCAGACCGGCTGTTCCT CAACCTACTCCGGTTCCGTGGGCGTACTCCATCTAATTAACGTCGAGGCCGACCTGGAATTTCTGCTGACAAGCCCACCATCTCCACCTTACGCCCCCATGATACCACCTCACCTGTTCACACGTAACAACCTGATGCGCCTGAAGGAAGCCGGACCAAAGAACATTTCTGTGGTGCTGCTGATTAACCGTACGAACCAGATGAAGCAGTTCTCGCACGAACTCAACTGTCCCAATCAGTACAGCGGCctgaacagcagcagcgataCCTGCGACGCCAGCAATCCAGCGAAAAACTGGAATCCCTGGGGCACTGGACTGCTGCACGAGGACTTTCCCTTTCCCATCTATTACATAGCCGATTTGGATCAGGTCACCAAGCTGGAGAAGTGCTTCCAGGACTTCAACAACCATAACTACGAGACGCACGCGCTGCGTAGCTTGTGCGCCGTCGAGGTCAAGTCCTTTATGTCCGCCGCTGTCAACACCGAGGTCTGTATGCGCCGCACCAACTTCATCAATAATCTTGGGGGAAGCAAGTACTGTGATCCGCTCGAGGGACGGAATGTGTACGCCACCTTGTACCCCCGAAAGCCAGCAGTCGAAAACAACGTGGATGCAGTCCATACGAATGAAAAGTTCATACTAGTATCCTGTCGCCTCGACACCACCACCATGTTCGATGGCGTCG GTCTTGGAGCCATGGACTCCCTCATGGGATTTGCTGTTTTCACCCATGTGGCGTATCTATTAAAACAACTGCTTCCGCCGCAAAGCAAAGACCTTCATAATGTGCTCTTTGTGACTTTTAATGGCGAATCCTATGACTACATTGGATCTCAGAGATTTGTATACGACATGGAGAAACTTCAATTTCCTACTGAGTCCACAGGCACGCCTCCGATTGCCTTTGACAATATTGAGTTCATGCTGGACATCGGGACACTGGATGACATTTCGAATATTAAGCTGCATGCATTGAACGGAACGACTTTGGCTCAGCAAATTCTAGAGCGGCTGAACAACTATGCGAAGTCGCCACGCTATGGCTTTAACCTGAACATTCAGTCCGAGATGAGCGCCCACTTACCACCAACGTCGGCACAATCCTTTCTGCGACGTGATCCAAACTTCAATGCTCTGATTCTAAACGCTCGTCCAACCAACAAGTATTATCATTCCATCTACGATGATGTGGACAACGTGGACTTTACCTATGCGAACACAAGCAAGGATTTCACCCAGCTGACAGAagttaatgattttaaaagcTTGAAGCCGGATTCACTGCAAATGAAAGTTCGCAACGTTTCCTCTATTGTGGCCATGACACTATATCAGACAATAACTGGAAAGGAGTACACTGGCACCAAGGTGGTCAACCCCCTGATGGCAGATGAGTTCCTTTACTGTTTCCTGCAATCGGCGGACTGTCCACTCTTCAAGGCCGCATCTTATCCGGGCAGTCAGCTCACCAATTTGCCTCCGATGCG CTACATAAGCGTCTTGGGTGGCTCTCAAGAGTCGTCGGGCTATACGTATAGATTGCTGGGCTATCTTCTGTCGCAACTGCAGCCAGACATTCACAGAGATAACTGCACCGACTTGCCGCTACACTATTTCGCCGGCTTCAACAATATCGGAGAGTGTCGCCTAACCACGCAGAACTACAGTCACGCCCTGAGTCCAGCTTTTCTTATTGATG GCTACGATTGGAGTTCCGGCATGTATTCCACTTGGACTGAATCGACCTGGTCACAGTTCAGTGCACGCATCTTTCTGCGCCCGTCCAATGTGCATCAGGTCACAACTCTCAGCGTTGGCATAGTGGTGCTGATCATATCTTTCTGCTTGGTGTATATAATCAGCTCACGATCGGAAGTCCTCTTTGAGGATTTGCCGGCAAGCAATGCCGC ATCGCCGCGGCCGACAGCCTGTTAA
- the LOC117142895 gene encoding histone deacetylase 11: MKRLTERVHHEEQESEEVVWVKREDARSAGKLPIVFSRNYAVRFGGLERVHPFDAAKGKHIHKLLCAQLHLDDGSFYEPTELTKDQLRRIHTRDYLKSLRWSMNVACIAEVPLMAFVPNRYIQRSYLRPMRFQAAGSILAGKLALDYGWAINLGGGFHHCCSYRGGGFCPYADISLLIVRLFEQEPFRVRRIMIVDLDAHQGNGHERDFNNVAAVYILDMYNAFVYPRDHVAKESIRCAVELRNYTEDGFYLRQLKRCLMQSLAEFRPDMVVYNAGTDVLEGDPLGNLAISADGVIERDRLVFSTFRALGIPVVMLLSGGYLKASAGVITDSIVNLRLQGLLN, from the exons ATGAAGCGCCTGACTGAGCGAGTGCACCACGAGGAGCAGGAGTCCGAGGAGGTGGTCTGGGTCAAGCGGGAGGATGCACGCTCCGCCGGCAAGCTGCCCATCGTGTTCTCGAGGAACTATGCGGTGCGCTTTGGTGGCCTTGAACGCGTACATCCCTTCGATGCGGCCAAGGGCAAGCACATTCACAAG CTCCTGTGCGCCCAGCTGCATCTCGACGACGGCAGCTTCTACGAGCCCACGGAGCTGACCAAGGACCAGCTGCGTCGTATTCACACAAGGGATTACCTAAAGTCACTGCGCTGGAGCATGAATGTGGCCTGCATCGCTGAAGTGCCGCTGATGGCCTTCGTCCCGAATCGCTACATTCAGCGTTCCTATTTGCGTCCCATGCGCTTCCAAGCGGCCGGTTCCATCTTGGCCGGTAAGCTGGCGTTGGATTATGGTTGGGCCATCAACCTGGGCGGTGGGTTCCATCACTGTTGCTCGTACAGAGGCGGTGGTTTCTGTCCGTATGCTGACATCTCGCTGCTCATCGTCAGGCTGTTCGAGCAGGAACCATTCCGGGTGCGCCGCATAATGATTGTGGACCTGGATGCCCATCAGGGCAATGGGCACGAGCGGGACTTCAACAACGTTGCAGCCGTCTACATTTTGGACATGTACAATGCCTTTGTCTATCCGCGGGATCATGTGGCCAAGGAGAGCATCCGGTGTGCAGTGGAGCTGCGCAACTACACGGAGGATGGATTCTACCTGCGGCAACTTAAACGCTGCCTGATGCAGTCCCTGGCCGAGTTCCGTCCAGATATGGTCGTCTACAATGCGGGAACGGATGTGCTCGAGGGCGATCCATTGGGCAACCTGGCTATTTCCGCGGATGGCGTCATTGAGCGGGATCGGTTGGTGTTTAGTACATTTCGCGCATTAGGAATTCCGGTGGTGATGCTGCTGAGTGGTGGCTACTTGAAGGCATCCGCAGGGGTAATTACGGATTCCATTGTTAATCTTCGGCTGCAGGGATTGCTAAACTAA